A stretch of Scomber scombrus unplaced genomic scaffold, fScoSco1.1 SCAFFOLD_293, whole genome shotgun sequence DNA encodes these proteins:
- the znf365 gene encoding protein ZNF365, giving the protein MQQKLCSRGSGSFLLERNGQACGAITDSSASCELPFRCPRCGEQERFRSLASLRAHLEYRHSYRSPDLSGAGFSITGKHPDPLTAAIPWHDMSLPTRRAPHGSTRPPHVRSLSDSRDSGYLHSYGSVRRRTQSVGVGTQAEEDEEEEEDDDEDGGTEDEDVGEEEDDDEDGEETDGSRHEEDFKISVKKSDVCPHHHLNHHHHHHHLLFAPQAPLGPPPDPDLNLDLDLVEQNSYSGLETAAASAAVRRRLASILRAADSTMQRRLAKVSTELAQTDTELLCERAHSQHLAQERQEVADRERSLSRQVDVAVMVIAALREQLNASENELERREREVITIQKFLEAAARQETCGKVRIQRFIENLLRRIALAERLVEYYQENGSPSQCNHYKHHQQPTDNGPHRITKSRSAGGQLSSSGLHDNRTHSSSQFGGRPPSFSKPGGGEREREQRERLAQSSRLFCRPEHRDDIWNHQRRRSTGYEA; this is encoded by the exons ATGCAGCAGAAGTTGTGCTCCAGAGGTTCTGGTTCTTTCCTCTTAGAGAGGAACGGCCAGGCGTGCGGCGCCATCACTGACTCCTCCGCTTCCTGCGAGCTCCCGTTCCGCTGCCCCCGCTGTGGCGAGCAGGAGCGTTTCCGTAGCTTGGCCTCGCTGCGCGCTCACCTGGAGTACCGCCACTCCTACCGCTCGCCGGACCTCAGCGGCGCCGGCTTCAGCATCACCGGCAAACACCCCGACCCGCTGACGGCGGCGATCCCGTGGCACGACATGAGCCTGCCGACCCGCCGCGCGCCGCACGGCTCCACGCGGCCGCCGCACGTCCGCTCGCTCAGCGACAGCAGAGACAGCGGATACCTCCACTCCTACGGCTCGGTGAGGAGGCGCACACAGAGCGTCGGCGTGGGGACGCAGGccgaggaggacgaggaggaggaggaagatgatgacgAGGACGGGGGGACGGAGGATGAAGATgtgggagaagaggaggatgatgatgaggacgGTGAAGAGACAGATGGAAGCAGACATGaagaagattttaaaatatCGGTGAAAAAGTCAGACGTGTGTCCTCATCATCACCtcaaccatcatcatcatcatcatcacctcctCTTCGCTCCTCAAGCTCCGCTCGGACCTCCGCCTGACCCAGACCTcaacctggacctggacctggtcG AGCAGAACTCGTACTCCGGTCTAGAGACGGCAGCGGCCTCGGCGGCGGTGCGGCGGCGGCTGGCAAGCATCCTGCGTGCGGCCGACAGCACGATGCAGCGCCGCCTGGCCAAGGTGAGCACGGAGCTCGCTCAGACCgacacagagctgctgtgtgAACGCGCTCACTCTCAGCACCTGGCCcaggagagacaggaagtggCGGACAGGGAGAGGTCGCTGAGCCGGCAGGTGGACGTGGCCGTCATGGTGATCGCAGCGCTGAGGGAACAGCTCAACGCCTCCGAGAATGAGCTGGAACGACGAGAGAG GGAGGTGATAACCATCCAGAAGTTTCTAGAAGCTGCAGCGCGACAGGAAACATGCGGTAAAGTAAGAATCCAGCGTTTCATCGAGAACCTGCTGAGACGCATCGCTCTGGCTGAGAGGCTGGTGGAGTATTACCAAGAGAACGGCAGCCCGTCACAGTGCAACCACtacaag CATCACCAGCAGCCAACTGATAATGGACCTCACAGAATCACTAAAAGCAG GTCGGCAGGAGGTCAGCTGTCCTCGTCCGGTCTCCACGACAACAGAACTCACTCCTCCTCGCAGTTCGGCGGCCGGCCTCCGTCGTTCTCCAAACCGGGGGGCGGCGAGCGGGAGCGGGAGCAGCGGGAGCGTCTGGCGCAGTCGTCACGGCTCTTCTGCCGACCCGAACACAGAGACGACATCTGGAACCACCAGCGGCGCCGCTCCACCGGGTACGAGGCGTAG